From the genome of Candidatus Hydrogenedentota bacterium:
TACATTCCTCTATGCGAAAGGCATCTCTTATTTAGGAGACGCCCCTGAAACCTGCGCCAACTGTCACGTCATGCAAGAGTATCTGGACGCTTGGATTAAGTCCAGCCACAAGCACGTTGCGGTCTGCAACGACTGCCATACGCCCCACAATTTCTTTGGCAAATATTTGGTGAAAGCAACCAATGGCTTTCATCATTCTTTGGCCTTTACCACCGGTTGGTTCCCGGATAATATACAGATCCGTGCGTCCAACCAACGGGTCACCGAAGGGGCGTGCAGGCATTGTCATGGTGATATTGTCACACAAATAGATTGTTTCGGACATGGTCCGCAGGCTTTGGATTGTCTGCGATGCCATGATACCGTGGGACACCTGAAATAACAGACGAGGAAGCGTGTATTTATGACTTTAGATTCAAGTGCATCCAAAAAGGAAGCCCGCCAAGGGCGCGGCTGGTTGGGTATCCTTATTGTTGTGGGCCTTATTGCCTTCGCTGCCGCTCTGGGCGTAACTGCGTTGTTGGTCAATATCTTCCAGCGCCAACAGGAGGCGCGCAATCCTTTTATGCGCGTCGTGGAAGTGACCAACGAAACCGTGGACCCCGCCATTTGGGGCATGAATTTCCCCATGCAATACGACCAATATAAACGGACCGTAGACATGGAGCGGACGCGCTTTGGCGGGAGCGAAGCCTTGCCTCATATGCCCGACGCTGACGATCCTCGGGATACGGTGGCAGGCAGTAAAATTGAACGGAACCCGCGGCTGAAACGTATGTGGGCAGGCTACTCTTTCGCCATTGATTATCGCGAAAAACGGGGTCACGCCTATATGCTGGAAGATCAAAGTTTCACCAAACGGCAGCAGGTGCAACAATATGGCAATTGCATGAATTGTCACGCGTCCATGTTTGCCGTGTATAACAGCCTGGGCAACGGGGACATGCAAGCCGGCTTTGAGAAAGTCAATACCATGACCTATCAAGAGGCGCGCAAGCTCGTTGAGCATCCTGTATCCTGTCTGGACTGTCATGATCCCGACACCATGGAATTGCGCATTAGCCGGCCCGCTTTCAAAACCGGTATACGGGCTTTGAAAGCTTCTCAAGGCATCGACGATTATGATGTCGATACTATGGCGACGCGCCAAGAAATGCGCGCCTTCATTTGTGCACAATGCCACGTGGAATATTATTTTGCGCCCGATGAGAGCCGCCGCCTTACCTTCCCTTGGTACAAAGGAACGCGGGGCGATGATATCATGGCGTACTACGATGAAATCGGCTTTACC
Proteins encoded in this window:
- the nrfH gene encoding cytochrome c nitrite reductase small subunit; this encodes MAKDSQNGRSGLVLFILLFLGTAGGLLGGVGCYTFLYAKGISYLGDAPETCANCHVMQEYLDAWIKSSHKHVAVCNDCHTPHNFFGKYLVKATNGFHHSLAFTTGWFPDNIQIRASNQRVTEGACRHCHGDIVTQIDCFGHGPQALDCLRCHDTVGHLK
- a CDS encoding ammonia-forming cytochrome c nitrite reductase subunit c552 yields the protein MTLDSSASKKEARQGRGWLGILIVVGLIAFAAALGVTALLVNIFQRQQEARNPFMRVVEVTNETVDPAIWGMNFPMQYDQYKRTVDMERTRFGGSEALPHMPDADDPRDTVAGSKIERNPRLKRMWAGYSFAIDYREKRGHAYMLEDQSFTKRQQVQQYGNCMNCHASMFAVYNSLGNGDMQAGFEKVNTMTYQEARKLVEHPVSCLDCHDPDTMELRISRPAFKTGIRALKASQGIDDYDVDTMATRQEMRAFICAQCHVEYYFAPDESRRLTFPWYKGTRGDDIMAYYDEIGFTDWTQADTGAAMLKAQHPEFETWSQGTHAAAGVACADCHMPYMRKGALKISDHHVRSPMLNINNACQGCHRAPEEELRERVERIQDRSEEMVGQALDGLMEYIDSILAAKEAGVDEAILEEAYKCQRAATFLIDFVEAENSQGFHAPQESARILFRAMDYLRKGNVLLGRQTTAAALPEPKPAPAAEESVEDVEAAPELT